The nucleotide window TGATATTCCGGCGCGACCAGCAGATGGGGGTAGTAGACCACCAGATGCCCATCTGACAGTGCGTTACCCAGCCCGATCAGTACCCCGTTAACCCGTGCTGTCACCAGCGAGTGCGAACCGGCCAGCGCCGCCATCAGTTGTTCGGGCTTATCGGCGGCGGACCACTCATTAGCACGATAGAGGCTGATAACCTCAGATTGTTCCGGTGAGTCGGTCAGACTAATCTCAATATCCATTAATAATTACTCCTGTAAAAAATACCGGTTAGTACAGTGTAACCGGCTGATAATATTCCAGCTCAAACCTTTCCTCAGGGTCGATAAACTGGTTGCGCTGATACTTCGCAAAGGCAGGTGTTGCGCCGGTCTTGAGACCAGAGCCCGCAAGCCATTCATTCTGCAACCGGGTGATCCAGGGTAGCAGATCGCCATACTGTCCGCTGAAGCGAAACCGGGCGTGCAACCCTCCGGGGATCACCATCGCATTCACTACCCCGCGCCGGGGAACCGGACTATCAACCCCGAGGCAGGCAACATAGCGACAGCGCTCCAGCGGAGTCCAGGCGGGATTGGAGTGATGCAGCCCTATCTGTGCAACAAAGGGGCGTTGCTCAGCTGCGGCCCAGGCCTGCAGGATCTGCCAGGCTGAACGAATCGAACGGTTATAGCCCTGATGGCGGATATAGACAACTGGCTGATCCTCAAGTTCAATCAGATCGGGCTGTGGCAGCGGCAGTGGAGCAATGCGTTCCGCCCCGGCAGCCACTTCAGGATCACTCATATAGGGGATGTGCTGCGACCTCTCCTGATGACGCCAGCGCCCCGGACTGATCTCAAACTGTTCACTGAACACCCGGGTAAAGGATGCCAGCGAGTTATAACCACATTTTAATGCGATATCCCGCACCGGGGTGAGCGGTTCAAACATTAGCAGGTTCGCCGCATGTTCAAGCCGCACCCGGCGGATATAGCGATGCAAAGATTCCCCTGTCACTTGCTGAAACAGCCGGTGAAAGTGCTGCTCTGAGTAGGCGGCAACCCGGGCCAGACCTGCGCCTGTCAGCGGTGCACTCAGATCCCGATGGATACAGTGCAGTACATCATTGATACGGGCTTGTTGCGCAACACTGGGCATAGGCGGGTGACATTATCAGGAACGGTTAATAGATATAAATAATCATAAATAGACAATTAGTAAAGCATAAATGGATAAATAATAACAAAGCCTCAAGCATACACTCTGGCAATTACCCATTCGATTCATAAACAGCCGTTCATAACGGTGCCCTTCGGCGTCGTTTTACCACCAGGACAGAGTTATGAAATTTGCCAGACAGGCGCAATCACTGAACGCGTCTTATCTCAGAGAGATTCTCAGCGCAGCAAGCCAGCCAGAGATGATCTCCATGGCAGGAGGGCTACCTGCGGCCTCCCTGCTACCGCTGGAACTTGTCCGTGTCGCCTGCGCGTCTCTGGCGGATAATAGTCTGTTTTTTCAGTATGGCAGTAGCCGGGGTTATCAACCGCTGCTAGAA belongs to Amphritea atlantica and includes:
- a CDS encoding GNAT family N-acetyltransferase, whose translation is MDIEISLTDSPEQSEVISLYRANEWSAADKPEQLMAALAGSHSLVTARVNGVLIGLGNALSDGHLVVYYPHLLVAPEYQGQGVGKQLMLALQQRYQGFHQQMLTADGEATGFYRALGFSRAGKTEPMWVYAGTDH
- a CDS encoding AraC family transcriptional regulator; its protein translation is MPSVAQQARINDVLHCIHRDLSAPLTGAGLARVAAYSEQHFHRLFQQVTGESLHRYIRRVRLEHAANLLMFEPLTPVRDIALKCGYNSLASFTRVFSEQFEISPGRWRHQERSQHIPYMSDPEVAAGAERIAPLPLPQPDLIELEDQPVVYIRHQGYNRSIRSAWQILQAWAAAEQRPFVAQIGLHHSNPAWTPLERCRYVACLGVDSPVPRRGVVNAMVIPGGLHARFRFSGQYGDLLPWITRLQNEWLAGSGLKTGATPAFAKYQRNQFIDPEERFELEYYQPVTLY